One window of Oryza brachyantha chromosome 12, ObraRS2, whole genome shotgun sequence genomic DNA carries:
- the LOC121056011 gene encoding uncharacterized protein LOC121056011, producing the protein MPSPLKRPIPGRLARLLASLRPPARAGPLPVQTGFPTSLADLVVKNHDRLKKPRRRHRPTAAAAPVEPTPPQQPRREGVVSPVRDKACGVAVRLRPELLGVGAGAALALLVIWSRWLVAAVTVASLSLFWIESVRSSPSRRRPPPRPLAAETATELPDSCGRGAVSPIREVESSAATPRLSFADSDKGSEVSISVSVSSIRTDERSELDGGDSTSHPTRRKEKRRWLRKLIAKKRNSEKPKEEKESSLVSSHGELNQPDAAGLVVGNAAEQPEAEQQQSPAEGPRGGALSLAAVVLVGLVAGKLPAVAVTVLCAVFFSSVERRAHQLA; encoded by the coding sequence ATGCCCAGCCCGCTGAAGCGCCCCATCCCCGGCCGCCtcgcccgcctcctcgcctccctccgcccgccggcACGCGCGGGCCCACTCCCCGTCCAGACCGGCTTCCCGACCTCCCTCGCCGACCTCGTCGTCAAGAACCATGACCGCCTCAAGAAGCCCaggcgccgccaccgaccgaccgccgccgccgcccccgtcgagccgacgccgccgcagcagcctAGGCGCGAGGGCGTGGTGTCGCCTGTCCGGGACAAGGCCTGCGGCGTCGCCGTTAGGCTACGGCCGGAGTTGCTCggtgtcggcgccggcgcggcgctcgCGCTCCTGGTGATCTGGAGCAGGTGGTTGGTGGCCGCGGTCACCGTCGCCTCGCTGTCGCTGTTCTGGATCGAGTCGGTCAGGTCGtccccctcccgccgccggccaccgccacggCCTCTCGCGGCGGAGACCGCCACTGAGCTGCCCGATTCTTGCGGCCGCGGCGCTGTCTCGCCGATCCGGGAGGTGgagtcgtcggcggcgacgccaaGGTTGAGCTTCGCCGACTCCGACAAGGGCAGCGAGGTTTCCATTTCCGTCTCTGTCTCCTCCATTCGGACCGACGAGCGGAGcgagctcgacggcggcgattcGACGAGCCATCCCAccaggaggaaggagaagaggaggtggCTGAGGAAGCTGATCGCTAAGAAGAGGAACAGCGAGAAGCccaaggaggagaaggaaTCCTCGTTGGTCTCCTCCCACGGCGAGCTCAACcagcccgacgccgccggcctggTTGTCGGCAACGCCGCTGAGCAGCCAGAAgccgagcagcagcagtcACCGGCGGAAGGTCCACGAGGAGGCGCATTGTCCCTGGCGGCGGTCGTGCTCGTAGGCCTCGTCGCCGGAAAGctcccggcggtggcggtgaccGTGCTCTGCGCCGTGTTCTTCAGCTCAGTGGAGAGAAGAGCTCACCAGCTAGCTTAG
- the LOC102707731 gene encoding dihydroceramide fatty acyl 2-hydroxylase FAH2-like: protein MVAEAFTVDLNKPLVFQVGHLGDQYQEWVHQPIVSKEGPRLFGNDALEFLTRTEWWAIPLIWLPVVCWCLSKSVQTGHTLSEVALMVVFGICLWTLIEYIMHRFLFHINTKSYWANTAHYLLHGIHHKHPTDGLRLVFPPAAAAILCFPFWNLIRLITTPTTTHGVFGGGLLGYVMYDCTHYYLHHGQPSSDPGKHLKKYHLNHHFRIQNKGFGITSTLWDHVFGTLPSAKIIDKKSY from the exons ATGGTTGCAGAGGCTTTCACAGTAGATTTGAATAAACCTCTTGTATTTCAG GTTGGGCATCTAGGGGATCAGTACCAGGAATGGGTTCACCAGCCAATTGTTAGCAAGGAGGGGCCAAGACTTTTTGGCAATGATGCCTTAGAG TTCTTAACACGCACGGAGTGGTGGGCAATTCCTCTTATCTGGTTGCCTGTGGTGTGCTGGTGCCTAAGCAAATCAGTCCAAACGGGTCACACACTTTCAGAAGTGGCTCTGATGGTTGTGTTTGGAATTTGCCTATGGACATTGATCGAGTATATAATGCATCGATTCCTCTTCCACATAAATACTAAAAGTTACTG GGCAAACACAGCACACTATCTTCTTCATGGAATTCATCACAAGCACCCGACTGATGGGCTGCGACTTGTCTTTCCACCCGCTGCTGCAGCTATATTGTGCTTTCCG TTCTGGAATCTAATCAGGCTCATTACTACTCCAACCACAACTCATGGCGTGTTTGGAGGTGGCCTTTTGGGCTATGTGATGTATGACTGCACGCACTACTATCTGCATCATGGGCAGCCATCATCTGACCCAGGAAAACACCTCAAG AAATACCATCTGAACCATCACTTCAGAATCCAAAACAAGGGGTTCGGAATAACATCGACGCTATGGGATCATGTGTTTGGTACATTGCCCTCGGCAAAAATCATTGACAAGAAGAGCTATTGA